Proteins encoded in a region of the Pseudopipra pipra isolate bDixPip1 chromosome 18, bDixPip1.hap1, whole genome shotgun sequence genome:
- the LOC135424017 gene encoding vacuolar protein sorting-associated protein 29-like — translation MLVLVLGDLHIPHRCSALPVKFKELLVPGRIQHILCTGNLCTKESYDYLRTLAGDIHVVRGDSESLNYPEKKVVTVGQFRIGLIHGHQVIPWGDAASLALLQRQLDVDILISGHTHRFEAFEYEKKFYINPGSATGAYSALERNITPSFVLMDIQASTAVTYVYQLIEDDVKVERIEFKKY, via the exons ATG TTGGTGTTAGTGCTGGGGGACCTTCACATCCCGCACCGGTGCAGTGCTCTGCCCGTGAAGTTCAAGGAGCTGCTGGTTCCAGGAAGGAttcagcacatcctgtgtacGGGAAATCTCTGCACCAAGGAGAGCTATGACTACCTCAGGACGCTGGCTGGGGACATCCACGTCGTTAGGGGGGACTCGGAG AGCCTGAATTATCCTGAAAAGAAGGTTGTAACTGTTGGGCAGTTCAGAATCGGGCTGATTCACGGCCATCAAGTAATTCCCTGGGGTGATgcagccagcctggcactgctgcagaggcagctggatGTGGACATTCTCATCTCGGGACATACACACAGGTTTGAAGCatttgaatatgaaaaaaaattctacatcAACCCAGGATCAGCTACAGGAGCCTACAGTGCTTTGGAAAG GAACATCACCCCTTCATTTGTGCTGATGGATATCCAGGCTTCCACGGCTGTGACTTATGTATACCAACTAATTGAGGATGATGTGAAAGTAGAAAGAATTGAGTTCAAGAAGTACTGA
- the VPREB3 gene encoding pre-B lymphocyte protein 3 translates to MAPGFMVLLLLGMVGTACRAQPVLTQPSSLFVLPGQTARLFCTLSPQYNITEFGISWFQERPGHALRYLLYYNSEREMHKPDETPDRFSATKDLASNTCILTIASARQEDNGTYYCALTPAFKWF, encoded by the exons ATGGCCCCAGGCTTCAtggtcctgctcctgctggggaTGGTGGGCACAG CTTGCAGGGCTCAGCCCGTGCTGACCCAGCCCTCCTCCCTGTTCGTGCTGCCCGGGCAGACGGCCCGGCTGTTCTGCACCCTGAGCCCCCAGTACAACATCACCGAGTTCGGCATCTCCTGGTTCCAGGAGCGCCCGGGGCACGCCCTGAGGTATCTGCTCTATTACAACTCCGAGAGAGAAATGCACAAGCCTGATGAGACTCCCGACCGCTTCTCTGCTACCAAGGACCTCGCCAGCAACACCTGCATCCTCACCATCGCCTCCGCCCGCCAGGAGGACAACGGCACCTACTACTGTGCTCTGACACCTGCCTTCAAGTGGTTTTAG